In Dyadobacter sp. NIV53, a single window of DNA contains:
- a CDS encoding RHS repeat-associated core domain-containing protein, with amino-acid sequence MLQLSDYYPFGGVISRDGTLPTNARNGINRKLYNSKELQVGSGFVDYGARMYMPEIGRWGSVDRKAEKYMYSSPYVYCLNNPLVYTDPKGDTVRVYTETSVAGHAWLSTGEGKNMTVFSFGRYGGIDEEWHGVSTISNGPGVLLKFKGKDAEEFNKEKLDATGGTIFQIMDVTDEAVQREMDGQFNSTDQKPDEGRYKGDPRAHVVSEYRLLSNNCTTCVSDALNSSGSSATRQRPNKSGKQETIRFIIPASLQALLNWQANSPFGSGTVRVQEVVSPKEQTKN; translated from the coding sequence ATTTTACAGCTTTCAGATTATTATCCCTTTGGTGGCGTAATCTCGAGAGATGGTACTTTACCAACAAATGCCAGGAATGGAATAAATCGTAAATTATACAACTCTAAGGAGTTGCAGGTTGGAAGCGGATTTGTTGATTATGGGGCTAGAATGTATATGCCAGAGATTGGTAGATGGGGTTCAGTCGATAGAAAAGCAGAAAAGTATATGTACTCTAGTCCGTATGTTTATTGCCTAAATAATCCACTAGTCTACACTGATCCTAAGGGAGATACTGTTAGAGTATATACAGAAACTTCTGTAGCTGGACATGCGTGGTTGAGTACAGGTGAGGGCAAAAATATGACTGTGTTCAGCTTTGGTAGATATGGAGGAATAGACGAAGAATGGCACGGTGTCAGTACGATTTCAAATGGGCCTGGCGTTTTACTAAAATTTAAAGGGAAGGACGCGGAAGAATTTAATAAGGAAAAATTGGATGCTACTGGTGGAACTATTTTTCAAATAATGGATGTCACTGACGAAGCAGTCCAACGAGAAATGGACGGTCAATTTAACTCCACTGATCAAAAACCTGATGAAGGGAGGTATAAAGGAGATCCAAGAGCTCATGTAGTAAGCGAATATCGGCTATTGAGTAATAATTGCACGACTTGTGTTAGTGATGCGCTAAACAGTTCTGGTTCCAGTGCAACTCGACAGCGCCCAAATAAAAGTGGCAAACAAGAGACCATTCGTTTCATTATCCCGGCGTCATTGCAAGCATTGCTAAATTGGCAAGCTAATTCGCCTTTCGGAAGTGGCACAGTAAGAGTTCAAGAAGTAGTTTCTCCCAAAGAACAAACAAAAAATTAA